One genomic window of Mustela lutreola isolate mMusLut2 chromosome 14, mMusLut2.pri, whole genome shotgun sequence includes the following:
- the LOC131815110 gene encoding olfactory receptor 10R2-like: MANSSQVTEFLLLGFSSFGDLQPVLFVLFLCLYLIILSGNFTIISVIHLDRSLHTPMYFFLCVLSTSEVFYTIVILPKMLINLLSVLRTLSFTGCATQMFFFLGFAVTNCLLLGVMGYDRYTAICQPLRYPVLMNWRVCGQLAASCIVSGFLISLVGTTLVFSLPFCGPNKVNHYFCDISPVIRLACAETYINELVIFICGVLVLLVPLIFICISYGFIVHTILKIPSAEGKRKAFSTCASHLIVVIVHYGCASSVYLRPSAKYSSGKDRLVTVTYTIITPLLNPMVYSLRNKDVQLAIRKMIGKTGVSLKTL; this comes from the coding sequence ATGGCCAATTCTTCCCAGGTTACTGAGTTCCTACTGCTGGGTTTCTCTAGCTTTGGTGACTTGCAGCCTGttctttttgtgctttttctctgcCTCTATTTGATCATCCTGAGTGGAAACTTCACTATCATCTCTGTCATCCACCTGGACCGCAGCCTTCACACACCCATGTActtttttctctgtgtcctttcAACCTCTGAAGTCTTCTACACAATTGTTATCCTGCCCAAGATGCTTATCAACCTGCTCTCTGTCCTCAGGACACTCTCCTTCACGGGCTGTGCCACACAGATGTTCTTTTTCCTCGGCTTTGCTGTCACCAATTGCCTGCTTCTGGGAGTTATGGGTTATGACCGCTACACTGCCATCTGCCAGCCTTTGCGCTACCCTGTTCTCATGAACTGGAGGGTGTGTGGACAGCTGGCAGCAAGCTGTATTGTTAGTGGCTTCCTAATATCTCTGGTAGGAACGACTTTGGTCTTCAGCCTCCCTTTCTGTGGCCCCAACAAAGTCAACCACTACTTTTGTGACATCTCACCAGTTATCCGTCTTGCTTGCGCTGAAACCTACATCAATGAGCTGGTCATTTTTATCTGCGGAGTCTTGGTACTTCTTGTACCCTTGATCTTCATCTGTATTTCTTATGGCTTCATTGTCCATACCATCCTGAAGATTCCATCTGCTGAGGGCAAACGGAAAGCCTTCTCCACCTGTGCCTCCCATCTTATTGTGGTCATTGTCCACTATGGATGTGCTTCCTCTGTCTATCTTCGGCCCTCAGCCAAATATTCATCAGGCAAAGACAGGCTGGTGACAGTGACCTATACTATCATTACCCCACTGTTGAACCCTATGGTATACAGCCTTAGGAACAAAGATGTACAGCTGGCTATTCGGAAAATGATTGGGAAGACTGGGGTTTCTCTTAAGACTTTATAA
- the LOC131815130 gene encoding olfactory receptor 10K1-like, producing MEQGNETLVREFVFLGFSSLAGLQWLLFIAFLPLYLFTLGTNAIIISTIVLDRALHTPMYFFLAVLSCSETCYTFVIVPKMLVDLLAQKKTISFLGCAIQMFTFLFLGCSHSFLLAAMGYDRYVAICNPLCYTELMGPRVCVGLVGAACACGFTIAQIITSLVFHLPFRSSNQLHHFFCDIAPVLKVASHHSRLSQLVIFMIGVFVLVIPLLLILVSYIRIISAILKIPSSTGRYKAFSTCASHLIVVTVHYGCASFIYLRPKSSYSSSQDTLISVSYTILTPLFNPMIYSLRNKEFKSALRRVMGQISYPFN from the coding sequence ATGGAGCAGGGCAATGAGACCCTGGTGAGGGAGTTCGTCTTCCTTGGCTTCTCTTCTCTGGCTGGGCTGCAGTGGCTGCTCTTCATAGCCTTCCTCCCCCTCTACCTGTTCACCCTGGGCACCAATGCCATCATCATTTCCACCATCGTGCTGGACAGAGCCCttcacacccccatgtacttcttccttgccGTCCTCTCCTGCTCTGAGACCTGCTACACATTCGTCATTGTACCCAAGATGCTGGTGGACCTGCTGGCCCAGAAGAAGACCATCTCCTTCCTGGGCTGTGCCATCCAGATGTTCACCTTCCTCTTCCTTGGCTGTTCTCACTCCTTCCTGCTAGCAGCCATGGGCTATGACCGCTACGTGGCCATCTGTAACCCTCTGTGCTACACGGAGCTCATGGGACCCCGGGTGTGTGTGGGACTAGTGGGCGCTGCCTGTGCCTGTGGCTTTACTATTGCACAGATTATCACCTCCCTAGTATTTCACTTGCCCTTCCGTTCCTCCAACCAGCTCCATCATTTCTTCTGTGACATCGCCCCTGTCCTCAAGgtggcatcccaccactcccgcCTCAGTCAGTTGGTCATTTTCATGATTGGTGTATTCGTCTTGGTCATTCCCCTGCTACTTATCTTGGTCTCTTACATCCGCATCATTTCTGCCATTTTGAAGATCCCATCCTCCACCGGCAGGTACAAGGCCTTCTCCACCTGTGCCTCCCATCTCATTGTGGTAACTGTGCATTATGGCTGTGCCTCTTTCATCTACTTAAGGCCCAAGTCCAGCTACTCGTCAAGTCAGGACACCCTCATATCTGTGTCCTACACCATCCTCACTCCATTGTTCAATCCAATGATTTACAGTCTGAGGAATAAGGAGTTCAAGTCAGCCCTTAGAAGGGTAATGGGCCAGATTTCATAtccttttaattaa